The following coding sequences lie in one Myxococcales bacterium genomic window:
- a CDS encoding GGDEF domain-containing protein, protein MAHSDIKTRITPVNELVLRKGTGDDCLVIIYSPKPENLGKRCVFAQSAINIGRGGENQLVLESDSVSRRHCRIRRRGGLWTITDLNSTNGTYVNDVQIKSYALQRGDQLKVGDTIFKYLSGSDIESQYHEAIYRMTIIDGLTTTYNKRFIIETLQREISRARRHTRPLSLLMCDIDHFKYINDNYGHLAGDYVLKELVQTARAILRPDDVMGRYGGEEFVLVLPETDLPGAVEVAERMRKAIESHEFRFEGEPIVGQGHPGLTISVGATELAEGWSDSDFLKAADEKLYEAKRAGRNRSVG, encoded by the coding sequence TTGGCACACTCCGACATTAAAACCCGCATAACCCCAGTCAACGAGCTGGTGTTGCGCAAGGGAACCGGAGATGATTGCTTGGTGATTATCTATTCTCCGAAGCCAGAGAATCTAGGCAAGCGCTGCGTCTTCGCTCAGAGCGCCATCAACATAGGACGTGGCGGCGAGAACCAACTCGTGCTCGAGAGCGACAGCGTGTCGCGACGGCACTGTAGAATCCGGCGACGTGGAGGGCTCTGGACAATCACCGATCTGAACTCCACTAATGGCACCTATGTCAACGACGTGCAGATTAAGTCTTACGCACTTCAACGTGGAGACCAGCTGAAAGTAGGCGATACTATCTTTAAGTATCTGAGTGGCTCAGATATTGAAAGCCAGTACCATGAAGCCATCTACCGGATGACCATCATCGACGGGCTGACGACGACCTACAACAAGCGGTTCATTATCGAAACCTTGCAGCGTGAAATTTCCCGCGCCCGTCGGCATACCCGGCCGTTATCGTTGCTTATGTGCGATATCGATCATTTTAAGTACATCAACGACAACTATGGTCACTTGGCTGGAGATTACGTGTTAAAGGAACTCGTGCAAACCGCGCGGGCGATCTTACGCCCCGACGACGTGATGGGTCGTTACGGGGGCGAAGAATTTGTGCTCGTCTTACCGGAAACAGATCTGCCGGGCGCGGTGGAGGTAGCCGAACGTATGCGGAAGGCTATTGAGAGCCACGAGTTCCGGTTCGAGGGCGAGCCAATCGTGGGCCAGGGCCACCCGGGTCTAACAATTTCTGTGGGTGCGACGGAACTCGCTGAAGGCTGGTCCGACTCAGACTTTCTCAAAGCCGCCGACGAGAAACTTTACGAGGCCAAACGGGCAGGCCGCAATCGCTCTGTTGGCTAG